One part of the Olleya sp. YS genome encodes these proteins:
- the hemC gene encoding hydroxymethylbilane synthase, translating into MSKTIRIGTRDSELALYQAKAVQNQLEHLGHKTTLVPVKSTGDLVLDKPLYELGITGIFTRTLDIAMLNGDIDIAVHSLKDVPTVLPKGIVQAAVLKRGNVRDTLVFKNNEEFLSSKEATIATGSLRRRAQWLNRYPTHAVVDLRGNVNTRLQKLEDSDWNGAIFAAAGIGRLDLRPVDAVNLEWMIPAPAQGAIMIAALEDDEDIRAILTEINHEETQICTSIEREFLNRLEGGCTAPIGGLAFIKNEEITFEGILLSKDGTKKIHVKRVKALGEHHDLAEWCANYILDRGGNRLMDQLKESYKKTNVYSTKSLTEDQRFLFNEKVKVDSSDFIKISLNRIHPRFIKNEIENVIITSKNAVEALLTNYSAVELQFKNIYCVGRRTKKMIEKRIGNVLHSEKNAKALANYLVEFMDGTEVTYFCSDIRLDELPTILAENNIKVNEVEAYQTKLDSIKLPESVEGVMFYSPSTVQSFKKENNVEDNMIAFCIGETTAKEASKHFKDVRIAKVPTVESVIELVNEHYV; encoded by the coding sequence ATGTCTAAAACTATTAGAATTGGGACTCGTGATAGCGAGTTAGCCTTATACCAAGCCAAAGCAGTACAAAATCAACTTGAACATTTAGGTCATAAAACCACTTTAGTTCCTGTAAAATCTACAGGAGATTTAGTGTTAGATAAACCCTTATACGAACTTGGTATTACAGGAATTTTCACTCGAACATTAGACATTGCTATGTTAAATGGTGATATCGATATTGCTGTACATTCTTTAAAAGATGTACCAACCGTTCTTCCTAAAGGCATTGTTCAAGCTGCAGTTTTAAAACGCGGAAACGTTAGAGACACTCTAGTGTTTAAAAACAACGAAGAGTTTTTATCTTCAAAAGAAGCAACCATCGCAACCGGAAGTTTACGTAGACGTGCACAATGGTTAAATCGTTATCCAACACATGCAGTGGTGGACTTAAGAGGTAATGTAAACACCAGATTACAAAAACTAGAAGATAGTGATTGGAATGGAGCTATTTTTGCTGCTGCTGGAATTGGTCGTTTAGACTTAAGACCTGTAGATGCTGTTAATTTAGAGTGGATGATTCCTGCTCCAGCACAAGGTGCTATTATGATAGCTGCTTTAGAAGACGATGAAGACATTAGAGCTATTTTAACAGAAATTAATCATGAAGAAACCCAAATCTGTACCTCTATTGAACGTGAGTTTTTAAACCGTTTAGAAGGTGGTTGTACTGCTCCAATAGGAGGTTTAGCGTTTATTAAAAATGAAGAAATAACTTTTGAAGGTATTCTTTTAAGTAAAGATGGTACAAAAAAAATACATGTCAAACGTGTCAAAGCTTTAGGCGAACATCATGATTTAGCAGAATGGTGTGCTAACTATATTTTAGATCGTGGTGGTAACCGTTTGATGGATCAACTTAAAGAATCCTACAAAAAAACTAATGTTTATTCTACAAAATCATTAACTGAAGATCAACGCTTTTTGTTTAACGAAAAAGTCAAAGTAGACAGCTCAGATTTTATAAAAATTAGTTTAAATAGAATTCATCCACGATTCATTAAAAACGAAATTGAAAACGTCATCATCACAAGTAAAAATGCTGTAGAAGCGTTATTAACCAATTATTCTGCGGTTGAGCTTCAATTTAAAAACATTTATTGTGTTGGGCGACGCACCAAAAAAATGATTGAAAAACGCATTGGAAACGTATTACATTCAGAAAAAAACGCCAAAGCATTGGCAAACTATTTAGTCGAATTTATGGATGGTACAGAAGTCACATATTTTTGTAGTGATATTAGATTGGATGAGTTGCCAACCATTTTAGCAGAAAACAATATAAAAGTAAATGAAGTTGAAGCGTATCAAACCAAGTTAGATAGTATTAAACTTCCAGAGTCCGTTGAAGGCGTTATGTTTTATAGTCCATCAACAGTTCAAAGTTTTAAAAAAGAAAATAATGTTGAAGACAATATGATTGCATTTTGTATTGGCGAAACCACAGCTAAAGAAGCAAGTAAACATTTTAAAGATGTGCGCATAGCTAAAGTACCTACTGTGGAAAGTGTTATCGAGTTGGTAAATGAACACTACGTTTAA
- a CDS encoding helix-turn-helix transcriptional regulator: MSLSSSLKNVATGSFNETQVDQDVFVLIYQNESSEKQVVERYIDSSFIQFHFCLKGKSDFIFNNGTYTLNIAEETSLLLYNPQRDLPIHLEVAPDCWLVSVLISIKKFHGLFSQEADYITFLSEDNKDKKYYKDGKISPSMAIALNQILNYNLNSSIKTLYFKGKAYELLSLYFNRGEDANIEQCPFLVDETNVAKIKKAKDIIIARLSEPPTLQELSEEINLPLKKLKEGFKQIYGDSVFSFLFDYKMEVARKLLETGNNNVNEVGLKVGYSTSSHFIAAFKKKYGITPKKYVQSI, translated from the coding sequence ATGTCGTTATCTTCTTCATTAAAAAATGTCGCTACAGGTTCTTTTAACGAAACACAAGTTGATCAAGATGTTTTTGTGTTAATTTATCAAAATGAAAGCTCTGAAAAACAGGTAGTTGAACGTTATATTGATAGTAGTTTTATACAGTTTCATTTTTGTTTAAAGGGTAAAAGTGACTTTATTTTTAACAATGGAACTTATACTTTAAACATTGCAGAAGAAACGTCTTTGCTATTATATAATCCGCAACGCGATTTGCCAATACATTTAGAAGTTGCACCAGATTGTTGGTTGGTTTCTGTATTGATTTCCATTAAAAAGTTTCATGGATTATTCTCTCAAGAAGCAGATTATATTACGTTTTTAAGTGAAGATAATAAGGATAAAAAATATTATAAAGACGGAAAAATTTCGCCATCTATGGCTATTGCTTTAAATCAGATATTAAATTATAATCTTAACTCTTCAATAAAAACGTTGTATTTTAAAGGTAAAGCATACGAGTTGTTGAGTCTCTATTTTAATAGAGGTGAAGATGCTAATATTGAACAATGCCCTTTTTTGGTTGACGAAACTAATGTGGCTAAAATTAAAAAAGCAAAAGATATTATTATTGCTAGGTTGTCTGAACCACCAACTTTGCAAGAGTTGTCAGAAGAAATTAACTTACCACTTAAAAAATTAAAAGAAGGGTTTAAGCAAATTTATGGCGATTCTGTATTTAGTTTTTTATTTGATTACAAAATGGAAGTGGCTAGAAAACTACTTGAAACAGGAAATAATAATGTTAACGAAGTTGGTTTAAAAGTAGGTTATAGTACATCTAGTCATTTTATAGCAGCCTTTAAAAAGAAGTATGGGATTACACCTAAAAAGTATGTGCAGTCCATATAA
- the hemH gene encoding ferrochelatase, with amino-acid sequence MKKGVLLVNLGSPDSPEPKDVKKYLGEFLMDPRVIDVPFWARTLLVKGIILNTRPKQSAEAYKKIWWEEGSPLIILSEQLQDKVQEKVDYPVALAMRYGSMTIKKGLQELVDKGVEEVFLIPLYPQFAMATTETILVLAEEVRQEHFPNLNIESLPAFYNNPEYIKALSESIKKSLAGKTYEHLLFSYHGVPERHIRKSDITNSHCKPSDKIDCVCCKTPSIAHEFCYKHQCKEVTRLVAEYLNLEDNTYSTSFQSRLGFDPWLQPYTDRTIERLGKSGIKNMAIVTPAFVSDCLETLEEIAMEGEEIFHEVGGKEFTTIPCLNTDDNWVAFLANRINEWSKNTVEV; translated from the coding sequence ATGAAAAAAGGCGTATTACTAGTTAACTTGGGTTCACCAGACAGTCCAGAACCTAAAGATGTAAAAAAATATTTAGGAGAATTTTTAATGGATCCTCGAGTTATCGATGTTCCGTTTTGGGCAAGAACATTACTAGTTAAAGGTATTATATTAAATACACGACCAAAGCAAAGCGCAGAGGCTTATAAAAAAATTTGGTGGGAAGAGGGTTCTCCTCTAATTATTTTAAGCGAACAATTGCAAGACAAAGTTCAAGAAAAAGTAGACTATCCAGTTGCATTAGCCATGCGTTATGGTAGTATGACTATTAAAAAAGGTTTACAGGAATTGGTAGATAAAGGAGTTGAAGAGGTGTTTTTAATTCCGTTATATCCACAATTTGCTATGGCAACTACAGAAACTATTTTGGTACTAGCAGAAGAAGTACGTCAAGAACATTTTCCGAATCTTAATATTGAAAGCTTACCAGCGTTTTACAATAATCCAGAGTACATAAAAGCACTGTCAGAATCTATTAAAAAATCATTAGCAGGTAAGACTTATGAGCATTTATTGTTCTCATATCATGGTGTTCCAGAGCGTCATATTAGAAAAAGCGACATAACAAATTCACATTGTAAACCAAGTGATAAAATAGATTGTGTGTGTTGTAAAACACCAAGTATAGCTCATGAGTTTTGTTATAAACACCAATGCAAAGAAGTGACACGCTTGGTTGCAGAGTATCTTAATTTAGAAGACAACACCTATTCAACCTCATTCCAATCAAGATTAGGGTTTGATCCATGGTTACAACCCTACACAGATCGCACTATTGAGCGACTAGGAAAAAGCGGAATCAAAAATATGGCAATTGTAACTCCAGCTTTTGTTAGTGATTGTTTAGAAACCCTAGAAGAAATTGCTATGGAAGGCGAAGAAATTTTCCACGAAGTAGGTGGGAAAGAATTTACAACTATTCCATGCTTAAATACTGATGATAATTGGGTGGCGTTTTTAGCTAATCGTATTAATGAATGGTCAAAAAACACAGTAGAAGTATAA
- the hemE gene encoding uroporphyrinogen decarboxylase yields the protein MIKNDLFLKALKGETVERPPVWMMRQAGRYLPEFMEIKAKYDFFTRCQTPELASEITVQPIRRYGMDAAILFCDILVIPQAMNIEVQMKPNFGPYLPNPVRTQKDVDNVIVPDVKEELSYVYDAIKMTKEKLNDEIPLIGFAGSPWTILCYCVQGQGSKNFDKAKEFCFTNPIAAHQLLQKITDTTIAYLKEKVKAGCNAVQVFDSWGGMLSPVDYQEFSWQYIQQIINALKDDAPVIAFGKGCWFALNEMSKSGASALGIDWTCSARNARYLTGGNITLQGNFDPTRLFSPPAEIKRMVIQMINEFGKDKYIVNLGHGILPNIPLENAKAFIDAVKEYKA from the coding sequence ATGATAAAAAACGATTTATTTTTAAAAGCATTAAAAGGAGAAACCGTAGAACGTCCACCAGTATGGATGATGCGTCAAGCAGGTCGTTATCTACCAGAATTTATGGAGATAAAAGCTAAATACGACTTTTTTACACGTTGTCAAACTCCAGAATTAGCAAGCGAAATTACAGTACAACCTATTAGAAGATATGGTATGGATGCTGCGATTTTGTTTTGTGACATTTTGGTAATACCTCAAGCTATGAACATTGAGGTACAAATGAAACCAAATTTTGGTCCTTATTTGCCAAATCCAGTCAGAACACAAAAAGATGTGGATAATGTCATTGTGCCAGACGTAAAAGAAGAGCTAAGCTACGTTTATGATGCCATTAAAATGACTAAAGAAAAACTTAATGACGAGATTCCGTTAATTGGTTTTGCTGGCTCACCATGGACTATTTTATGCTATTGTGTGCAAGGTCAAGGGTCTAAAAACTTTGACAAAGCCAAAGAGTTTTGTTTTACAAATCCTATTGCTGCACATCAATTATTACAAAAAATTACAGATACAACTATTGCATATTTAAAAGAAAAAGTGAAAGCAGGTTGTAATGCTGTGCAAGTGTTTGATAGTTGGGGAGGCATGCTCTCTCCAGTAGATTATCAAGAGTTTTCTTGGCAATACATTCAACAGATAATAAATGCTTTAAAGGACGATGCTCCAGTCATTGCATTTGGAAAAGGGTGTTGGTTTGCGTTAAACGAAATGTCAAAATCTGGTGCATCAGCATTAGGTATAGATTGGACGTGTTCTGCAAGAAACGCTCGTTATTTAACTGGTGGAAACATTACTTTACAAGGTAACTTTGACCCAACACGTTTGTTTTCGCCTCCAGCAGAAATTAAAAGAATGGTCATCCAAATGATTAACGAGTTTGGTAAAGACAAATACATCGTTAATTTAGGACATGGTATATTACCTAATATTCCATTAGAAAACGCGAAAGCCTTTATTGATGCTGTGAAAGAATATAAAGCTTAA
- the hemA gene encoding glutamyl-tRNA reductase — protein sequence MEHYHMSTGTYFYALGLSYKKADAEIRGHFSLDESSKLALLNQAKTNGITSLIVTSTCNRTEIYGFAEHPYQLIQLLCDNTKGTVEEFQKYAYIYKGKEAISHLFKVGSGLDSQILGDFEIIGQLKKSTYISKEYGLLNPFIERLVNSVIQASKRIKTETEISSGATSVSFASVQYILNTIDNVTDKNILLFGTGKIGRNTCENLVKHTKNEHITLINRTKDKAEAIAGKFNLLVKDYANLQEEINEADILIVATGAQNPTIDKQLIQTKKELLILDLSIPKNVDENVTDLPNVKRIHLDDLSQITDETLERRKLHIPLAETIIEEIKADFISWLETRKFAPTIKALKYKLKDFATTELDTQRKKMANFNEEQAEIISNKIIQKITNHFAHHLKDDAFSTDESLDLIKKVFQLENTSKHV from the coding sequence ATGGAGCACTATCACATGTCAACAGGCACATACTTTTATGCTTTAGGTTTAAGCTACAAAAAAGCAGATGCAGAAATTAGAGGTCATTTTAGCTTAGATGAATCCTCTAAATTGGCACTTTTAAATCAAGCTAAAACTAATGGCATCACTAGCTTAATAGTTACCTCAACCTGTAATCGTACAGAAATTTATGGGTTTGCAGAACATCCTTATCAACTCATTCAATTATTGTGTGATAATACCAAAGGAACCGTTGAAGAGTTTCAAAAATATGCTTACATCTATAAAGGTAAAGAAGCTATTTCGCACTTATTTAAAGTAGGTTCTGGTTTAGATAGTCAGATTTTAGGTGACTTTGAAATTATCGGTCAACTTAAAAAAAGCACATACATTTCTAAAGAATATGGATTATTAAATCCATTTATCGAGCGTTTAGTCAACTCGGTTATCCAAGCAAGTAAACGTATAAAAACAGAAACTGAAATTTCTTCAGGCGCAACCAGTGTATCGTTTGCATCAGTTCAATATATTTTAAATACCATTGACAATGTTACCGATAAAAACATTTTGTTATTCGGAACTGGTAAAATAGGACGTAACACTTGTGAAAACTTAGTAAAACACACAAAAAACGAACACATTACCTTAATAAACAGGACTAAAGATAAAGCTGAAGCTATTGCAGGAAAATTTAATTTATTGGTCAAAGATTATGCTAATCTGCAAGAAGAAATTAATGAAGCAGATATCTTAATTGTAGCAACTGGAGCACAAAATCCAACAATTGACAAACAACTGATTCAGACTAAAAAGGAGTTGTTAATTTTAGATTTATCCATACCTAAAAATGTGGATGAAAATGTTACCGACTTACCAAACGTAAAACGCATTCACCTTGATGATTTATCACAAATTACAGATGAAACTTTAGAACGTAGAAAGTTGCACATTCCTCTAGCCGAAACTATTATTGAAGAGATAAAAGCAGACTTTATAAGCTGGTTAGAAACCAGAAAGTTTGCACCAACCATTAAAGCTTTAAAGTATAAATTAAAAGATTTTGCGACTACCGAATTAGATACACAACGTAAAAAAATGGCTAATTTTAATGAGGAACAAGCCGAAATTATTAGCAATAAAATTATTCAAAAAATAACCAATCATTTCGCTCATCACCTTAAGGATGATGCTTTCTCTACTGACGAAAGTTTGGATCTTATAAAAAAAGTGTTTCAGTTAGAAAACACCTCAAAGCATGTCTAA
- a CDS encoding potassium transporter TrkG: MDNSFKRLTKRYTLLKKGWTPQQNLFYGFLTYIILGAILLCLPIFQKTSAPIIDHIFIATSAVSTTGLVTISIFDTYNFFGQFIIMSLIQLGGIGYLSFTTFMLLSTTRKMTLWHKKILSTEFTLPKTIKITDFIKSVILFTLIMEIIGAILFFIAFKMENMATLEAIWSSIFHSVSTFCTAGFSLFNNSFMGYVDNGFINFIISMLAICGSLGFIVITDFGMIVKNKNHRLSFTTKIIIYGFLILLTFGTLFFYFSEPSIITLEGKSRFLAAFFQCMTAMTTVGFNSVDFGGFSQAMILVCLLLMYIGASPSGTAGGIKITTLTAVFAIMKSRLKGSKNITFLGRVIPYERLYIATSAFIFYTTIIFIGGFLIILSHDLKFEDVFFEVASALGTVGISRGITADLTMFGKVIIIVLMFIGRLGVLTFGLAIWSKNITNEEREILKEDIAV; the protein is encoded by the coding sequence ATGGATAATTCGTTTAAAAGACTAACTAAAAGATATACGCTTTTAAAAAAAGGCTGGACACCTCAACAAAATCTTTTTTATGGTTTTTTAACTTATATTATACTAGGTGCCATTTTACTGTGTTTACCGATTTTTCAGAAAACAAGTGCTCCAATAATAGATCATATTTTTATAGCTACTTCTGCTGTATCTACAACAGGATTAGTAACAATCTCTATATTTGATACTTACAACTTTTTTGGACAATTTATTATCATGTCCTTAATTCAATTAGGTGGTATTGGTTATCTATCTTTTACCACTTTTATGTTATTATCTACTACCAGAAAAATGACCCTTTGGCATAAAAAAATATTATCCACAGAGTTTACATTACCGAAGACTATTAAAATTACCGATTTTATTAAATCAGTAATTTTATTTACTCTTATTATGGAAATCATAGGTGCTATCTTATTTTTTATTGCATTTAAAATGGAAAATATGGCTACATTAGAAGCCATTTGGTCCTCTATATTTCATAGTGTTAGCACTTTTTGTACTGCTGGTTTTAGTTTATTTAACAATAGCTTTATGGGTTATGTAGATAATGGTTTTATAAACTTCATAATTTCTATGTTAGCTATTTGTGGTTCGCTAGGTTTTATAGTAATCACAGACTTTGGAATGATAGTAAAAAATAAAAACCACAGATTAAGTTTTACAACAAAAATAATAATTTATGGCTTCTTAATTTTATTAACTTTTGGAACTCTCTTTTTTTATTTTTCAGAACCTTCAATCATAACTTTAGAAGGGAAATCAAGATTTTTAGCAGCTTTTTTTCAATGTATGACAGCTATGACAACAGTTGGTTTTAATTCTGTTGATTTTGGAGGATTTTCTCAGGCTATGATACTAGTTTGCTTGTTACTAATGTATATAGGTGCATCTCCATCTGGAACCGCTGGTGGTATAAAAATAACTACCTTAACTGCGGTATTTGCTATAATGAAAAGCAGATTAAAAGGTAGTAAAAACATAACATTTTTAGGAAGAGTTATTCCATATGAAAGACTATACATAGCAACTTCTGCATTTATATTTTACACAACTATAATTTTTATTGGAGGCTTTTTAATTATTTTATCACATGATTTAAAATTTGAAGATGTTTTTTTTGAAGTTGCTTCTGCGTTAGGAACCGTTGGAATAAGTCGAGGTATAACTGCTGATTTGACTATGTTTGGAAAAGTTATTATAATTGTTTTAATGTTTATTGGTCGCTTAGGTGTATTGACATTTGGATTAGCAATCTGGTCGAAAAATATTACCAATGAAGAAAGAGAAATTTTAAAAGAAGATATAGCTGTTTAA
- a CDS encoding TraB/GumN family protein translates to MKNYILALFCAISFASISQTQNKKQSLLWEISGNNLDKPSYIYGTMHVSAKVAFRLDDVFFKALDNSESVALESDPSTWLAFNYKTTTLTPQNYSQSYDKNFYSSLFGLEHPEEVAIRGSIRSDNRMINGYLYRKDGYADNFEEETYLDMFIYQAGKKKNKTIYSLEDIEESRYLVSKAQRNARKNKIDPWLTKLYEKENPYLVQENTYRDRNLALLDSIGAASNTEFFREHMLYKRNENMVHVLDSLMQYQTVFAGVGAAHLPGNKGMLKMLEDKGYTVKPLVSEQTSVAQTKKEQIEDYISPPTIKTQTTPDGFLSIKTFTELYEFYYSGQKYYISPDMTNGAYLTISRFNTYDYLPNEKEISLERLDNFLFEDIPGDIIKKEALTTPYPGISILNKTKKGDYQKYHIYKTPFEVILIKFAGQKEYVLKNEAPIFNSIQFKTPSSNFNTFTSTYNKYEVNFPEYHTTDNVQNAGQKLIQGKANDDYYFLKEIAYNDVYYIEEDKFEAKFIVTNFLKDFEIEDSEGDFKNDTYYSYEGFAKKDSTSTENIHLKSIVKDGSYFLLGYVGETEQKAKDFFKSFTFKNVTQDGFEKVVDTSLHFSVITNTKASPPYDYYSYSKPKDYEEKTKRTTYYSKANEQVFITRLKFHDLQMYKNVDSLWNEIDSELKSMEDIDGFKKYKVANKKKYKKDDQYFYEYTLKDSLSAKAIIVKNILKKGALFEIKSLTDTISKPSTFITNFYDTFEPLDTLLGESVFSDKTERFFKALRDNDSIVFKAKSKIKFNKSNASTMIDLIKNFEFPENKEDFKTFLISELAELEDPRTDAFLNKLYEESYSKPDIQNTILRSLLNKPTKKSYNTFLTLLNKDLPLSGSIGSMFYNYKDSLELKKTLFPDLMEFTTIEEYKEPIYELLARLIDSSVIKPKAYKKFKKQLIKDGKIEVKRSLGSKSSYSYRSYSSSLYAFVKLIFPFRKETEAKNFFDKLLDSDNVSALSTYYVLLEEAGEPIPEKLKEKTIDDYKNQAALVDKMYKKKLFKPYLAEKISQEMYAKSTLFGRKTIEKERDSIHFLGKKAFKTDDDKEGDMYFYMLVSKEDKDENKRFYYAGFLKPEKQGRLQTEVYYDSGYSGDYIDENEEEDKLMKDVLDLVIHKNRRRLDDGGGY, encoded by the coding sequence ATGAAAAATTACATCCTTGCACTATTCTGTGCAATTTCTTTTGCCTCAATATCTCAAACTCAAAACAAAAAACAAAGTTTACTTTGGGAGATTTCTGGTAACAACCTTGACAAACCATCATACATTTATGGAACTATGCATGTTAGTGCAAAAGTTGCCTTTAGACTAGACGATGTGTTTTTTAAAGCGTTAGACAATAGTGAAAGTGTTGCTTTAGAGTCTGATCCATCTACTTGGTTAGCCTTTAATTACAAAACAACAACATTAACACCTCAAAATTACTCGCAGAGCTACGATAAAAATTTTTATTCTAGTTTATTTGGGTTAGAGCATCCAGAAGAAGTAGCTATTAGAGGAAGCATAAGATCTGATAACAGAATGATTAATGGTTATTTATATAGAAAAGATGGTTACGCAGATAATTTTGAAGAGGAAACTTATTTAGACATGTTTATTTACCAAGCAGGTAAAAAGAAAAACAAAACAATATATAGTTTAGAGGATATTGAAGAATCGCGCTACTTAGTTTCTAAAGCACAACGTAATGCTAGAAAAAATAAAATAGATCCATGGTTAACTAAATTATACGAAAAAGAAAATCCTTATTTGGTTCAAGAAAACACCTATCGTGATCGAAACTTAGCTTTATTAGACTCGATTGGAGCAGCTTCTAATACAGAGTTTTTTAGAGAACATATGTTGTACAAGCGTAACGAAAACATGGTACATGTACTAGATTCTCTAATGCAATATCAAACTGTTTTTGCTGGTGTTGGAGCTGCGCATTTACCAGGTAATAAGGGTATGCTTAAAATGCTGGAAGATAAAGGGTATACTGTAAAACCATTAGTGTCTGAGCAAACCAGTGTTGCACAAACCAAAAAAGAACAAATTGAAGACTATATCTCGCCACCAACTATTAAAACACAAACCACTCCAGATGGATTTTTATCTATAAAAACATTTACAGAGTTATATGAGTTTTATTACAGTGGTCAAAAATATTACATCTCTCCAGACATGACTAATGGTGCTTATTTAACCATTAGCAGATTTAATACTTACGATTATTTACCTAATGAAAAAGAAATCTCTTTAGAGCGATTAGACAACTTTTTGTTTGAAGATATTCCTGGAGATATCATTAAAAAAGAAGCCTTAACAACTCCATATCCTGGAATTAGTATTTTAAATAAAACCAAAAAAGGAGACTATCAAAAGTATCATATTTACAAAACACCATTTGAAGTTATCCTAATTAAATTTGCTGGTCAAAAGGAGTATGTTTTAAAAAATGAGGCGCCTATTTTTAACTCGATACAATTTAAAACACCAAGTTCAAATTTTAATACATTCACTTCTACTTACAATAAATACGAAGTTAATTTTCCAGAATATCATACCACAGATAATGTGCAGAATGCTGGACAAAAACTAATTCAAGGAAAAGCAAATGATGATTACTACTTCTTAAAAGAAATCGCTTATAACGACGTCTATTACATTGAAGAAGATAAATTTGAAGCTAAATTTATTGTCACCAACTTTTTAAAAGATTTTGAAATCGAAGACTCTGAAGGCGATTTTAAAAACGATACGTATTATAGTTACGAAGGGTTTGCTAAAAAAGACTCGACATCAACAGAAAACATTCACCTTAAAAGTATAGTTAAAGACGGAAGCTACTTTTTATTAGGTTATGTTGGTGAAACTGAACAAAAAGCAAAAGACTTTTTTAAATCGTTTACATTTAAAAATGTCACTCAAGACGGTTTTGAAAAAGTAGTTGATACCTCGCTACACTTTTCGGTAATTACAAATACTAAAGCATCACCTCCTTACGATTATTACAGCTATAGTAAACCAAAAGATTACGAAGAAAAAACTAAACGTACCACTTACTACTCTAAAGCTAATGAGCAAGTTTTTATTACCAGATTAAAGTTTCATGACTTGCAGATGTATAAAAACGTGGACAGTTTATGGAATGAAATTGATAGCGAATTGAAATCCATGGAAGATATTGATGGATTTAAAAAATATAAAGTCGCCAATAAAAAGAAATACAAAAAAGACGATCAATATTTTTATGAATATACATTAAAAGATTCCTTAAGTGCCAAAGCTATTATAGTCAAAAACATCTTAAAAAAAGGAGCTCTTTTTGAAATTAAAAGCTTAACAGATACTATATCTAAGCCTTCAACTTTTATTACTAATTTTTACGACACTTTTGAGCCCTTAGACACGCTTTTAGGTGAGTCTGTTTTTAGCGATAAGACAGAACGGTTCTTCAAAGCACTTCGTGATAACGATAGTATTGTGTTTAAAGCAAAATCAAAGATAAAGTTTAATAAATCTAACGCTAGCACGATGATAGATTTAATTAAAAACTTTGAATTTCCAGAAAACAAAGAAGATTTTAAAACCTTTTTAATCTCAGAATTGGCTGAGCTTGAAGATCCAAGAACAGACGCCTTTTTAAACAAATTGTATGAAGAATCGTATTCTAAACCAGACATCCAAAACACTATTTTAAGATCCTTATTAAATAAGCCTACTAAAAAATCGTACAATACCTTTTTAACGCTTTTAAATAAAGATTTACCATTAAGTGGATCAATAGGTTCTATGTTTTATAACTACAAAGACTCACTAGAACTTAAAAAAACACTGTTCCCAGATTTAATGGAGTTTACAACTATTGAAGAGTATAAAGAGCCTATTTACGAGCTATTAGCACGTTTAATAGACAGCAGTGTTATTAAACCAAAAGCGTATAAAAAGTTTAAAAAGCAATTAATTAAAGACGGTAAGATAGAGGTTAAACGCAGTTTAGGATCAAAATCTAGTTACAGTTACAGGTCATACAGTAGCTCACTTTATGCGTTTGTAAAACTTATTTTCCCGTTTAGAAAAGAAACCGAAGCCAAAAACTTTTTTGATAAGCTATTAGATAGCGATAATGTCTCTGCGTTAAGCACCTATTATGTGTTGCTTGAAGAAGCTGGAGAACCTATTCCAGAAAAACTAAAAGAAAAAACAATTGACGACTATAAAAATCAAGCTGCATTAGTAGATAAAATGTACAAGAAAAAGTTATTTAAACCCTATTTAGCTGAAAAAATTAGTCAAGAAATGTATGCTAAGTCAACTTTGTTTGGTAGAAAAACTATTGAAAAAGAACGTGATTCTATTCACTTCTTAGGAAAAAAAGCCTTCAAAACAGATGATGATAAAGAAGGTGACATGTACTTTTATATGCTAGTTAGCAAAGAAGATAAAGATGAAAACAAGCGTTTTTATTACGCAGGTTTTTTAAAACCAGAAAAGCAAGGTAGACTGCAAACCGAAGTGTATTATGACTCAGGTTACAGTGGAGATTATATTGATGAAAATGAAGAGGAAGATAAGTTAATGAAAGATGTCTTAGACTTAGTAATACATAAAAATCGAAGACGTTTAGATGATGGTGGAGGCTATTAA